In Syntrophotaleaceae bacterium, a genomic segment contains:
- the ilvB gene encoding biosynthetic-type acetolactate synthase large subunit has protein sequence MKKTGAQILLECLQLEGVETIFGYPGGTVINIYDELMNYPIQHILTRHEQAAVHAADGYARATGKVGVAIATSGPGATNTVTGIATAYMDSIPLVVFTGQVPTPLIGNDAFQEADIVGITRPVTKHNYLVQDIRDLARIIKQAFYIARTGRPGPVLVDLPKDVQVATTDFVYPDSVEMRGYKPTYSGNIRQVEKAANMILAARKPVLYVGGGAAGSNAAADLLGFAETIRTPVTTTLMGMSAFPKRNPLSLGMLGMHGTYYANMAVTNSDLLIAIGARFDDRVTGRIASFAPHAEIIHIDIDPTSIKKNVRVDLPIVGDLKDVLAKLVAKLWENKEKLRVMIDACNPWREQIADWKKNFPLTYSPSSTVIKPQFVIEKIRELTAEDAIITTEVGQHQMWTAQFFDFARPRTFLTSGGLGTMGFGLPAALGAQVGCPDRQVIDISGDGSFQMNSQELATLVQFGLPVKIAILNNNFLGMVRQWQELFFNRRYSQTNLELPIDFVKLAEAYGATGLRATKPHEVEGVIRKALGTPGPVIMEFKVDPEENVLPMVPAGAAINEMVLAS, from the coding sequence GTGAAAAAAACCGGAGCTCAGATTCTTTTGGAGTGCCTGCAACTGGAAGGTGTGGAGACCATCTTCGGGTATCCCGGCGGGACGGTTATCAATATCTACGATGAGCTGATGAACTATCCGATTCAGCATATCCTGACCCGTCATGAACAGGCTGCGGTCCATGCGGCCGACGGTTACGCGCGGGCTACCGGCAAGGTCGGAGTCGCCATCGCCACCAGTGGGCCCGGGGCAACCAACACGGTTACCGGCATCGCCACGGCCTACATGGACTCGATTCCTCTGGTGGTCTTCACCGGCCAGGTGCCTACTCCGCTGATCGGTAACGACGCCTTCCAGGAGGCCGATATCGTGGGCATCACCCGGCCCGTCACCAAGCACAACTATCTGGTTCAGGATATCAGGGATCTGGCTCGGATCATCAAACAGGCTTTCTATATCGCCCGTACCGGACGGCCCGGTCCGGTCCTGGTCGATCTGCCCAAGGATGTACAGGTGGCCACCACCGATTTCGTCTATCCGGATTCGGTGGAAATGCGCGGCTACAAGCCGACCTACAGCGGCAACATCCGTCAGGTGGAGAAGGCGGCGAACATGATTCTGGCCGCTCGCAAACCGGTGCTCTATGTCGGCGGGGGCGCTGCCGGCAGCAATGCCGCTGCCGATCTTCTCGGTTTTGCAGAAACTATCCGCACCCCGGTTACCACGACTCTCATGGGGATGTCCGCTTTTCCCAAGCGGAACCCTCTTTCGCTCGGCATGCTCGGGATGCACGGCACCTATTACGCCAACATGGCGGTGACCAACTCGGACCTGCTGATCGCCATCGGCGCGCGTTTCGACGACCGGGTCACGGGACGGATCGCTTCTTTTGCCCCTCATGCCGAAATTATTCACATCGACATCGATCCGACCTCGATAAAGAAAAACGTCCGCGTCGACCTGCCGATCGTCGGCGATTTGAAGGACGTCCTGGCAAAACTGGTGGCAAAGCTCTGGGAGAACAAGGAAAAACTGCGTGTCATGATCGATGCCTGCAATCCCTGGCGTGAGCAGATAGCCGACTGGAAGAAAAATTTCCCGCTCACCTACAGCCCGAGCTCCACTGTCATCAAGCCTCAGTTCGTGATTGAAAAGATCCGCGAGTTGACCGCCGAAGACGCCATCATCACCACAGAGGTCGGCCAGCATCAGATGTGGACGGCACAGTTCTTCGATTTTGCCCGCCCCCGTACGTTTCTCACCTCCGGTGGGCTCGGCACCATGGGCTTCGGCCTGCCGGCGGCACTGGGTGCGCAGGTCGGATGTCCCGATCGCCAGGTGATCGACATCTCCGGGGACGGATCCTTCCAGATGAATTCCCAGGAGCTGGCCACGCTGGTGCAGTTCGGTCTGCCGGTGAAAATCGCCATTCTCAACAACAACTTCCTCGGCATGGTGCGGCAGTGGCAGGAGCTGTTCTTCAATCGACGGTACAGCCAGACCAACCTGGAGCTGCCCATCGATTTCGTCAAGCTGGCCGAGGCCTACGGGGCCACCGGCCTCAGGGCCACCAAACCGCACGAGGTCGAAGGGGTCATCCGCAAGGCATTGGGCACTCCGGGCCCGGTGATCATGGAGTTCAAGGTGGATCCCGAAGAGAACGTCCTGCCGATGGTTCCGGCAGGTGCGGCGATCAACGAGATGGTTCTAGCCAGCTGA
- the ilvN gene encoding acetolactate synthase small subunit encodes MKHTISVLVENEFGVLSRIAGLFSGRGFNIESLSVAPTLDPSVSRMTLVTRGDDRILEQINKQLNKLIDTIKVIDFTGTEYVERELALVKVAAEENSRAEVLRIVDIFRAKVVDVTPRSYTIEITGAPSKINAVVDLLRPMGIKELVRSGPVVLGRGPKGWSG; translated from the coding sequence ATGAAACATACCATTTCGGTTCTGGTGGAGAACGAGTTTGGCGTACTGAGCCGCATAGCCGGCCTTTTTTCAGGGCGCGGCTTCAATATCGAGAGCCTTTCAGTAGCGCCCACCCTCGATCCCAGCGTCTCCCGGATGACTCTGGTGACCCGCGGTGACGACCGGATTCTGGAGCAGATCAACAAGCAGCTCAACAAGCTGATCGATACGATCAAGGTCATCGATTTTACCGGCACGGAATATGTGGAACGGGAACTGGCCCTGGTCAAGGTAGCGGCCGAGGAGAACAGCCGGGCCGAGGTTTTGCGCATCGTGGATATTTTCCGGGCCAAGGTCGTGGACGTCACACCCCGATCCTACACTATTGAAATCACCGGAGCACCGTCCAAGATCAATGCGGTGGTCGACCTGCTGCGGCCCATGGGCATCAAGGAACTGGTGCGATCAGGTCCAGTGGTGCTGGGAAGGGGACCCAAGGGCTGGAGCGGCTGA
- the ilvC gene encoding ketol-acid reductoisomerase, translated as MKVYYDKDANLGVLKGKKVAIIGYGSQGHAHANNLKESGIDVVVGLRGGSATRAKAEKAGLTVMETAEAVKVADVIMVLVPDELQGDLYRETIEPNMKKGAYLAFSHGFNIHFGQVVPKPDVNVFMVAPKGPGHMVRHEYTKGGGVPSLIAIYQDPAGDTKEIALAYASANGGGRAGIIETTFKEETETDLFGEQAVLCGGASALVQAGFETLVEAGYAPEMAYFECLHELKLIVDLMYEGGIADMRYSISNTAEYGDLTRGPRVVTEETKKEMKKILGEIQSGEFAREFLLENKANQPVLKALRRKGQAHQIEEVGAKLRGMMSWIGKNKVVNKERN; from the coding sequence ATGAAGGTATATTACGACAAAGATGCCAATCTGGGCGTTCTGAAGGGGAAAAAAGTCGCCATAATCGGTTATGGCAGCCAAGGCCACGCCCATGCCAATAATCTCAAGGAGAGCGGGATCGACGTTGTGGTCGGGCTTCGGGGCGGCAGTGCCACCCGGGCCAAGGCCGAAAAAGCAGGTCTGACCGTGATGGAAACCGCTGAGGCGGTCAAAGTGGCCGATGTCATCATGGTTCTCGTCCCGGACGAGCTGCAGGGCGACCTCTATCGCGAGACCATCGAGCCCAACATGAAAAAGGGCGCCTATCTGGCATTCAGTCACGGGTTCAACATTCATTTCGGACAGGTTGTGCCCAAACCCGACGTCAATGTCTTCATGGTGGCTCCCAAGGGCCCCGGCCACATGGTTCGGCACGAATACACCAAGGGTGGCGGCGTACCTTCCCTGATTGCCATCTACCAGGACCCCGCCGGAGACACCAAGGAGATCGCCCTGGCCTATGCCAGCGCCAACGGCGGCGGGCGCGCCGGCATTATCGAAACCACTTTCAAGGAAGAGACCGAGACCGACCTGTTCGGTGAACAGGCCGTTCTTTGCGGCGGAGCCAGCGCCCTGGTGCAGGCCGGTTTTGAAACACTGGTTGAAGCAGGCTATGCACCGGAGATGGCCTACTTCGAATGCCTGCATGAACTGAAGCTTATCGTCGACCTGATGTACGAAGGCGGTATCGCTGACATGCGCTATTCCATCTCCAATACCGCCGAGTACGGCGATCTGACCCGCGGTCCCCGCGTCGTGACCGAGGAGACGAAAAAGGAAATGAAGAAAATTCTGGGAGAGATTCAAAGCGGTGAATTCGCCCGGGAGTTTCTTCTCGAGAACAAGGCCAACCAGCCGGTGCTCAAAGCTCTTCGCCGCAAGGGGCAGGCCCACCAGATCGAGGAAGTCGGCGCCAAGCTGCGCGGCATGATGAGCTGGATCGGCAAGAATAAGGTTGTGAACAAGGAACGAAACTGA
- a CDS encoding phosphatidylserine decarboxylase family protein, giving the protein MKNQQQPVASEGYPFIGLFAFVTLVFALLGWGFLTIVLLALTLFTVFFFRNPERFISADDTAVVSPADGKVVFVGNVFEERYFQAETIKVSIFMSVFDVHVNRAPCSGKVVEMFYNKGEFFNASLDKASLQNEQAGMLLEHPSGHRLLCVQIAGLIARRIVTYPVVGQVLERGARFGLIRFGSRVDVYFPLESDVLAKVGDRVKAGETLLGYFKEQA; this is encoded by the coding sequence ATGAAAAATCAGCAACAACCTGTGGCCAGCGAAGGGTATCCGTTCATCGGTTTGTTCGCTTTCGTCACGCTGGTCTTTGCCCTGCTTGGCTGGGGGTTTCTGACCATTGTATTGCTGGCTCTGACTCTGTTTACGGTTTTTTTCTTCCGCAATCCGGAACGCTTCATTTCGGCCGATGATACCGCTGTCGTCTCTCCCGCCGACGGCAAAGTGGTTTTCGTCGGCAACGTTTTCGAAGAGCGTTATTTTCAGGCCGAGACCATCAAGGTCAGCATTTTCATGTCGGTGTTCGACGTGCATGTCAACCGGGCTCCCTGCAGCGGCAAAGTCGTCGAAATGTTCTACAACAAGGGCGAATTTTTCAATGCATCTCTGGATAAGGCGTCCTTGCAGAACGAACAGGCCGGAATGCTGCTGGAACATCCCTCCGGCCATCGTCTGCTCTGCGTGCAGATCGCCGGTTTGATCGCCCGGCGGATTGTCACCTACCCGGTCGTCGGTCAGGTGCTGGAACGAGGAGCGCGATTCGGCCTGATCCGTTTCGGCTCCAGGGTGGATGTCTATTTCCCCCTCGAATCCGATGTGCTGGCGAAGGTCGGAGACCGCGTCAAGGCGGGCGAAACCCTGCTGGGCTATTTCAAGGAACAGGCATGA
- a CDS encoding 2-isopropylmalate synthase: MEETKTIKIFDTTLRDGEQSPGASMNIEEKLRIASQLEKLNVDVIEAGFPIASEGDFEAVRKVAKTIKGTQIAGLSRANDKDIDCAWNALKYAGERGRIHTFIATSDIHMKHKLKMSEQQVIDTAVAAVKRAAGYTPNVEFSAEDAVRTRLPFLAQVVREVIAAGAKVVNIPDTVGYTIPSEYFNIIRYLKENVPNIEQATISVHCHNDLGLAVANSLAAVQAGAGQVECTINGIGERAGNCSLEEVVMALRTRHDILAFRTDVVTEHIYAASKLLSTITGIVVQPNKAIVGANAFAHEAGIHQHGVLMEKSTYEIMTPESIGLTQNKLVLGKHSGRHAFGQRLVELGYDLSKEDLDKAFVRFKALADKKKDIYDEDLDAIVADEIVRIPERYKLVEMSVASGSFAAPTATVALEIDGKIKKMAVMGGGPVDATFKAIKKLTKSKARLLSFTVGAITGGTDAQGECTVRLGLDGREVLGQGAHPDIIVASAKAYINALNKLATVLTRITEGL, translated from the coding sequence ATGGAAGAGACCAAGACCATAAAGATTTTTGATACCACTTTGCGGGATGGCGAGCAGTCACCCGGCGCCAGTATGAATATCGAGGAGAAGCTGCGCATCGCCTCCCAACTGGAAAAACTCAATGTCGATGTCATCGAAGCGGGCTTTCCCATCGCTTCCGAAGGGGATTTCGAAGCCGTCAGGAAAGTGGCCAAAACGATCAAGGGCACCCAGATTGCCGGATTGTCCCGGGCCAACGACAAGGATATCGACTGCGCCTGGAACGCGCTGAAATACGCCGGTGAAAGGGGACGGATTCATACGTTCATCGCCACCAGCGACATTCACATGAAGCACAAGCTGAAGATGAGCGAGCAGCAGGTGATCGACACCGCCGTGGCCGCGGTCAAGCGGGCGGCCGGTTATACCCCCAACGTCGAGTTTTCCGCCGAGGATGCGGTGCGTACCCGTCTGCCCTTTCTGGCCCAGGTTGTCCGGGAGGTCATTGCCGCCGGGGCCAAGGTGGTGAACATCCCCGATACGGTGGGCTACACCATTCCGTCGGAATATTTCAACATCATCCGGTATCTGAAGGAAAACGTGCCCAACATCGAGCAGGCGACCATATCCGTGCACTGCCACAACGATCTCGGCCTTGCTGTTGCCAACAGCCTCGCAGCCGTGCAAGCCGGCGCCGGGCAGGTGGAGTGCACCATCAACGGCATCGGCGAGCGGGCCGGGAACTGTTCTCTCGAAGAAGTCGTCATGGCGCTGCGTACCCGTCACGACATCCTGGCTTTCAGGACAGATGTGGTGACCGAACACATCTACGCGGCCAGCAAACTGCTGTCGACCATCACCGGGATCGTGGTGCAGCCCAACAAGGCCATTGTCGGCGCCAACGCCTTTGCCCATGAGGCCGGCATTCATCAGCACGGCGTGCTGATGGAAAAATCGACCTACGAAATCATGACCCCCGAATCGATTGGACTGACCCAGAATAAGCTGGTTCTCGGCAAACATTCCGGAAGGCACGCTTTCGGGCAACGTCTGGTCGAGCTCGGCTACGATCTGTCCAAAGAGGATCTCGACAAGGCTTTCGTTCGCTTCAAGGCCCTGGCCGACAAGAAGAAGGATATCTACGACGAGGACCTGGACGCGATCGTCGCCGATGAAATCGTGCGTATTCCGGAGAGGTACAAGCTGGTGGAGATGAGCGTTGCCTCCGGGTCCTTTGCTGCGCCCACCGCCACCGTGGCCCTGGAGATCGACGGCAAAATCAAAAAAATGGCCGTTATGGGGGGAGGTCCGGTGGACGCGACCTTCAAGGCGATCAAGAAATTGACCAAAAGCAAGGCCCGGCTGCTCAGCTTCACCGTCGGCGCCATCACCGGCGGCACCGATGCGCAGGGCGAATGCACCGTGCGTCTTGGGCTGGATGGCCGCGAGGTGCTGGGGCAGGGCGCCCATCCGGATATTA